The Pontibacter korlensis sequence GTAGGCTTTAGTTTGATGTCTGTTACGATCACTCCTCGACTGCGAGTGCCACAAGTTTGCAAAGTTAGTGCAGCTAGCCCTAAACCCAAACCAAATTGAGGCTAAATTAATTCGTTTTGGCTTCTCGCATTGTCCGCCTCTTTCTTTAATTTCGTGAATCAGGGTAACCTATCACAGTACAAAACAGAAGCGATATGAAAGGGTTTATACTTGCCGTATTTTTATTGGTGGCTGGAGTTTGCCAGGCGCAATCGGTACAGATAAATGAAGTGGAGCAGGATGTAAATGGAGTTAAAAGGCGCGGCCAGCAACTTTCGGTGCAGCTTGATCCTAAAACTGTTGAGCGCTCCTGGAAAGAGTACCTGGGGCAGAGGGCAGGTCGCGTGAAAGTCTCTAAAGGTGTTATGACAGTAGAGGGCGCTAAGTTAGATACAATTTCTGCTGAGCCCCTGCGAGTGCTATCTACTGTAGGCAGCGATGCAATGGGTAGTTATGTGTGGTGGAGTATAGATATGGGGACCGACTACCTAAACAAGACAGCAACGCCTAAGGAGTATGCAGCAGCAGAAAACTTCTTGCGAGGCTTTGCCTATAAGCTGTACCGCGACGATGTATTCAGGCAGATCAATGCCGCAGAAGATGTCTTACGGGCTACTAAAGAGGAGCAGGACCGCGTGGTAAAGGAGGCGAACAGCATTCAACTTAGTATTGAGCGAAACAAACAGTGCCGGAAAGAACTAGAAGAGGAGCTGGTGCGAAATGCTGAAGAACTGAAGCAACTGGAGGAAAATGTTCAACTAAATTTGCAGAAGCAGGAATTAAGCCGCCAACGCGTGCTGGAGATGGAAAAGGAAGTTGATGCGGTGCGGGCTAAATTGTTGGAAGTTAAACGCAAATAGTACTTACTGATTAAGAATAGTTAAACCAAAAAGAGACGCGGGATAAGCGTCTCTTTTTGGTTGATAAGCGTTAACTGTTGCTTACAACTTCATCCAACGCTGTATTTCCTTTTCAGCAAACTTTTCATCTCGCCAGCCAACAAACCTTGTTCCGGCTGCTTTGTTGTAGTTGGCAAACCAGATCTGCAGTATGGCTTTCGCGCCAGGATACTTTGTGCTAAAGTTCTCATAGTTGGTTGCATCCAGCTGGCGCTCACTAGGTCGGGCAGGTACGGCTACCACTATATGCCGCAGTTCACCGCCTCTCTCCAATTGCATCAGACCTACCGGAATTACCTCCATATCTGTGCCGGGCTCCTGTCGCTCTGAGAGTACCAGTACTTCCAGGCCTCTGCCGTTCTTATCAATTTCCGTGGAAGGTATAAAGCCAAAGTTGCCCGGGTAGGGGAGGAAGTTTACCTCACGCTCATGGCCTGCATCTAAATCAGGTACAAACTCCTGCTTCTCCTTATCATACACCAGCTTGTGTGTGTTGCCCGCAGGAGTTTCAACAACTGCTTGCAGCTGCTTGTTTGCAGAGTAGGTTGGCAAGCTTGTATAATCCGTTTTGCAGGCAGAAACGACGAAAGCTAGGAGCAGTAGGAGAAAGTAAGAGTAGCGTTTCATGGTGCTGGCATTCTTTAGGTTCGCGCAAATATAAGCAGTGGCCGCTGTAGGGTAAAATCAGGTGTAGGCACAAAAAAAGGAGCCGAGGTCGTCGGCTCCTTTTCACTAAAACTATGGAAAACTTATGAAAACAGGTATTCTTATCTTCTTTCCTTGATACGAGCAGCTTTACCCTGAAGACCTCTCAGGTAGTACAGTCTTGCTCTTCTTACTCTACCTCTTCTTACCAGTTCAATTTTCTCGATAGCAGGAGAAAGCACTGGGAAGATACGCTCTAAACCGATTTGGTTTGATACTTTTCTTACAGTGAACGTTTCACCGTTTGTGTTCACGTTCTTACGCTGAATCACAACGCCTTGGAATTGCTGAACACGCTCTTTGTTACCCTCACGGATTCTAACGTGTACGTTTATAGTATCACCCGCCTGAAAAGCTGGGAAAGAGGCGCGCTTGTCAGTAGATTCCTGCTCAATGAATTTAATTAGTTCGCTCATGATGGCTATGTTCTCTTAAAGTATCTTCTTCAAATTTCGGACTGCAAAGATATGTAATTATTTATTACATAAGAACATTTGCAGAAAAAAAATATAGATTTTGGTGGCCACCTCAGCAAGAAATTGCCTATAGGCCATTTAAAATTCTGTTCTACCGGTCATGCCGGTCTGTGGTTTATTCGTTGAGCAGGTCAGGGCGGCGCAGTTTGGTACGCTCTATTGCTTGCTCAAAACGCCATTGTTCTATCTTTGGCGTGTCGCCTGACATCAGGATGTCCGGCACCTTCATTCCTTTATACTCAGCCGGGCGTGTGTAAACTGGCGGTGCCAGTAAACCATCCTGAAAAGAGTCTGTAAGAGCAGAGGATTCATCGTTTAGCACCCCAGGTATTATGCGGATAATGGCATCAGCCAAAACAGCAGCACCAAGTTCACCACCTGAGAGAACATAGTCTCCGATGCTGATCTCGTGCGTTACATAATGCTGTCGCACTCGCTCATCTACACCTTTGTAGTGCCCGCAAAGTATAATCACGTTCTCCATCAGGGAGAATTGATTTACAATGCGCTGGTTCAGTGTCTGCCCGTCCGGTGTCATGTAGATAATTGCATCATACTTGCGCTCAGCCTGCAGCTCAGAAATGCACTTATCAATAGGCTCGATCATCATTACCATGCCTGCACCGCCACCGAAGGCATAGTCATCTATCTGGCCATGCTTGTTTATAGCAAATTTGCGCAGGTCGTGGATGTGAATTTCTACCAGGCCTTTTTGCTGTGCCCGCTTCAGAATTGAGTGGCTGAAAGGGCTATCCAGCAGGTCGGGCTGGCAACTGATGATGTCAAAGCGCATTACTTTTTCTCCTCCTCGGTGTCTTCGTCAAGATCGTCGGCTTCGTCGTCAGGGCTCGATGGCTGTGTATATACTTCCAGTAGGCCCTCTGGCAGGCTTACGTGCAAGAGTTTAGCCTCATGGTCGGCACGCAGGAAGATCTCGTCCATTACCGGTACCAGCATATCCTGGTCCAGGTACTCCATTACCATAAGCTGCTGTTGCGGAAGGTCGTAGAACTCTTTTACAGTTCCCAACTCCCCGTGCTGCTCATCAACCACTTGGTAGCCGATTACATCGTGGAAGTAGAACTGGCCTTCTTCCAACTCCGGCAGTTCATCCAGCGACAGGTAAAGGGAGGTGTTGCGCAGTGCTTCGGCTTGCTCGATGGTATTGATATCCTCAAACTTGATAATAAACCGGCCCTTCTGCACAGGCTCCATGGTCGTTATAAAAAAAGGAATCAGTCTTCCTTTTTGCTCAAGGAAAACTGATTCCAAATCTTCATAATCTTCGGGATAGTCTACGTCAAAAAACGCAACTACTTGCCCCTTCGTGCCATGGGTCTTGACGATATAGCCTAATAGGAAGCATTCATCAACATGCATGGCACACCGAATTATGCTTGCTCTTCAGTAGACTCGCCTTCGCCACCTTCAGCTGGAGCCTCAGTAGCCTCTTCAGCAGGAGCGTTAGCAGCAGCTTTCTCAGCTTCACGCTGACGGATAGCTTCTGCACGAGCCACATTAACTTTACGCTCAGCCTCAAGAGCAGCAGCACGCTTCGCCTCTTTCTCAGAGCCTACTTGCTGGCGCTTCGCCTCAATCTTCGCGTCTTTAGATTCTTTCCACTCGTTAAAACGCTGGTCAGCAGTTTCCTGAGAGATAGCGCCCTTGATAACACCTACTTGTAGGTGCTTCTTGTACAGGATGCCTCTGTAAGAAAGCATTGCTTTTACGGTGTCAGTTGGCTGTGCACCGTTCATTACCCACTGGAACGCCTTGTCTTCGTTGAAGTCGATGAAGGCTGGAACAGTGTTCGGGTTGTAAGTACCCAATTTCTCGATAAATTTACCATCACGTGGTGCTCGAGCGTCAGCTACTACGATATCGTAGATAGCGGCTTTCTTGCGGCCTCTGCGGGCCAGTCTGATTTTTACTGCCATTTTATAATGTGTTTTTTCAGTCGGCGGAACCCGTCCGCCAGTTTAGAACCGCAAAACTAGGCAAATAATTTCGTATTGTCTACAGTCTTTATGTAAATATTAAGCAGTTGGCATTCAGGACAAAGTATGGTCACAAAAAGGGGCTGTCCAAAAAGGGCAGTCCCTTTTTCATTTCTTGGCCTTTTGCTATTTTAGTAGGCATGAAAAGGCGCAGCGTTGTTTTCAAGGCGCAGCCGGGCCACCAGGTGGTCCTGTTCCCCCAAAGCATCGGAGACCGCATCCCGGAAGGCCACCCGGTGCGGCTCGTGGACCGGGTGGTCGATGAGCTCAACATCGACCGCATCATAGCCACCTATAAAGGCGGGGGCACGAGCAGCTACCACCCACGGATGCTCTTGAAAGTGCTCTTCTACGCTTACCTGAACAACATCTATTCCTGCCGCCGCATTGCCCGGGCCTTGGAAGAGAACATCCACTTCATGTGGCTCTCGGGCGGCAGCACCCCCGACTTCCGCACCATCAACCACTTCAGGAGCCGTCGCCTCAAAAACCGGGTCCAGGAGCTCTTCGCCCAGGTGGTGCGCCTGCTGCACCGGTTGGAGTATGTGAGCCTCGAGACCCAGTACGTGGACGGCACCAAGATAGAGGCAGCCGCCAATCGCTATACTTTCGTGTGGCGGGGCTCAGTGGAGAAGAACAAAGAAAAGCTGGAGCGGAAGATCCGCAGCGTGCTCTGTGACATCGGCCAGGCCATCAAAGAAGACAGGAAAGCGCCCCAGGAGCGGCTGCCCGAGAAGGTGGACGCCCACCGGCTCAAAGAGGAGATTCAAAAGCTCAACGAGCACGTGGCTGAGCTGGACAAGAAAGCCCGCAAGCAGGTGGCCAAACTGGAAAAAGAGCACCTGCCGCGACTACAAAAATACGAGGAGCAGTTAGAGAAGCTCGGTGACAGGAACAGCTATAGCAAAACAGACGAGGACGCCACCTTCATGCGGATGAAAGAAGACCACATGAAGAACGGGCAGCTGAAGCCGGCCTACAACGTGCAGATCAGCTCGGAGAACCAGCTGATCACCAACTTCTCTTTGCACCAGCGGCCGGGCGACACGGCCACCCTGATTGCCCACCTACAGCAGTTCCAGGAGCATTACCAGCAGCAGTCAAAAGAAGTGGTGGCCGACGCCGGCTACGGCTCGGAGCAGAACTACGCCTGGCTCGAGGATAAGCAGATCCAGGCCTATGTCAAGTACAACTACTTCCATCAAGAGCAGAAGCGCAAGTTCCGAAATGACATCTTCCATCCGCTTAACCTGTACTATAACCAGCAGGAGGACTTCTTCGTCTGCCCCATGGGCCAGCGGCTGGAGCAGGTGGGCCAGTACGAGCGTACATCTGACTTGGGTTATGTCTCGCAGGT is a genomic window containing:
- a CDS encoding inorganic diphosphatase; protein product: MKRYSYFLLLLLAFVVSACKTDYTSLPTYSANKQLQAVVETPAGNTHKLVYDKEKQEFVPDLDAGHEREVNFLPYPGNFGFIPSTEIDKNGRGLEVLVLSERQEPGTDMEVIPVGLMQLERGGELRHIVVAVPARPSERQLDATNYENFSTKYPGAKAILQIWFANYNKAAGTRFVGWRDEKFAEKEIQRWMKL
- the rplS gene encoding 50S ribosomal protein L19, with translation MSELIKFIEQESTDKRASFPAFQAGDTINVHVRIREGNKERVQQFQGVVIQRKNVNTNGETFTVRKVSNQIGLERIFPVLSPAIEKIELVRRGRVRRARLYYLRGLQGKAARIKERR
- the trmD gene encoding tRNA (guanosine(37)-N1)-methyltransferase TrmD is translated as MRFDIISCQPDLLDSPFSHSILKRAQQKGLVEIHIHDLRKFAINKHGQIDDYAFGGGAGMVMMIEPIDKCISELQAERKYDAIIYMTPDGQTLNQRIVNQFSLMENVIILCGHYKGVDERVRQHYVTHEISIGDYVLSGGELGAAVLADAIIRIIPGVLNDESSALTDSFQDGLLAPPVYTRPAEYKGMKVPDILMSGDTPKIEQWRFEQAIERTKLRRPDLLNE
- the rimM gene encoding ribosome maturation factor RimM (Essential for efficient processing of 16S rRNA), whose protein sequence is MHVDECFLLGYIVKTHGTKGQVVAFFDVDYPEDYEDLESVFLEQKGRLIPFFITTMEPVQKGRFIIKFEDINTIEQAEALRNTSLYLSLDELPELEEGQFYFHDVIGYQVVDEQHGELGTVKEFYDLPQQQLMVMEYLDQDMLVPVMDEIFLRADHEAKLLHVSLPEGLLEVYTQPSSPDDEADDLDEDTEEEKK
- a CDS encoding 30S ribosomal protein S16 — its product is MAVKIRLARRGRKKAAIYDIVVADARAPRDGKFIEKLGTYNPNTVPAFIDFNEDKAFQWVMNGAQPTDTVKAMLSYRGILYKKHLQVGVIKGAISQETADQRFNEWKESKDAKIEAKRQQVGSEKEAKRAAALEAERKVNVARAEAIRQREAEKAAANAPAEEATEAPAEGGEGESTEEQA